The window TTTGTAATGAATTTTTTTAGTGAGTTCAACCAAAGCAAGCCATTGATTTGAAGAAATCTAGCAAGAATTTGATTTGCATTCCTGCAGTATCTATATcccattttgttttttcagtgtcAGACTCTGTTCTGACTTTGACCACTGCAACATGCACGTTTATAATACGTAGGCTTTTCCTTATCAAGTAATTCAAGTTGTGATGTCTGACTGTGAGATGCTGCTCATATTTTATTACTGGGAATACAATTAACTGATCTCCTTCTTCTAGGTGTGATTGCTGCAGTAGTATTTGTCCTCATCTGCCTGCTGGTAGTGATGGTCCGGTACATGTATAGACATAAGGGCACCTATCACACAAATGAGGCAAAAGGAACTGAGTTTGCTGAAAGTGCAGatgctgctttgaaaaatgaCCCCACTCTTCAGGAAGCAGTggatgaaagcaaaaaagaatatttcatcTGAGAGGCAAGGATTTCCATGAAGACTTCCCCAGGGGAATCAGTCAGAAATGCTACATCAACAAAAGTGCTAAGAGATGGATAATATGAGGATACAGGCAAGCATCCTAGTTGAAAAGTATCTCTTTACTTTTTGTTGTCACtgggttgtttcttttcctctaccAGTGAAGAACTAAATGCCAGATACTTGCCTGTAGATTTTATTACCAGCACAGCTTGTCACAGTTGAAATCAATATCAGATAAGAAGAAACAATATCTCAGTATGAATGATACACCAAAACCAGATAAAGATAGCAAATGTCAAGCCTTGCAAGTTAATGATGCATCCTATGCTGATATGATACTACCTGAAATTGAATTTCAAATGGTCACAGAACAAACATTAAACTAGATAAAGCTGATGTGGCTGGAACAAAAATAGCTTTGTAGACCAGATATCTTACTCCTCCCCTTAAATGTGCAATTTTATTGGCACAGGggagtctgttttttttttttgtttgtttgaggatttagattggggttttttttattattttttgaatTTTATATGTACAAAAATCAAAGActcttcaaagaaataaaactgttggaaaacatggaaaaggtaATAATGAAGGATTTATTTCTTGCAGCTTAAGAACTGCAAGATGTTGGAATTTGCAATGTAGTAGGTAATATTCAGTAGACTTACAAATATGATTCCAATTATTTGGTAGGGTCCCTGCATGCGTGCATAAATAGGTagatattaaaatgtaaaacatcCTGGTTTGAGCAGGCCTTTTGAGATGATGAAGCTCAGCTAGATATTTTCATGTAAGATATTTTTGCctgagtatttatttatttaatttgcattGGAAAATTCTCTTGAGTGCCCACCAGCAGGATTTTGGATtttttcagggagaaaaatTCATTTCTGGTGCAGATACTGATACACCTGTCACAAATGCAACCATAACTACAAAGAAGCTTGTTAATCTGTATCCCACTGGCTTGTATTGATGTCTCCCTCTATATGGCTTCTGTATATCCTTTACATTCTGCTAGATAAGTCAATTACACTGACCATTGATgctttattataaataaatagattagTCTATCACACGAAAAGGTTATATTCCTCGTCTAAGAATCAAAAGTGACGAGTTTCTTTATCCCATTAAGTTGGCTTCCTAATTGAAGATCACAGTTAGCTCCGGAAGTAGGATAATTGTTCTCTGCACCTGCTCATCCCCAGCTGTGATGGTGCCCTGAATTGCTGAAAATAGAGACAGAGAAATACAAGATAACAGATAAGACACTGATGATCTCTGCTCAACTCAGTATGATTTTTcccatgttttgctttctataTGGGTATATATAAAGTCATCTACAGCTGTGCTTTTGCGACATTGTTGCTGATCACTTGTACTTGCTTCTCTGCACCAAAGCTGGGAAAGCTTCTAGACTCCAGTATTTATTATGGACACTGGCCACATGAATCCTGTAAGAGAAGACAGATATGAACAAGAAAAGACTCTTGAGAACCCAAGTGAAGAAATGggatatttttgtctttcaatCACAATCTCAGTCTTTTCTCAGTACTTGAAGCATATGGAATCTGAATTATTCTAAGAATCTTACATCcctacatttgcatttttaccaAAGAATACCAATATTGTGCCAAATCTACTAAATACTTAAGATATGTTTTATAAGAACCATTGTACAACCACTTTATATTCTCTGACTAGTGCAGtataaaatgcacaaaacccAGCACTTGCAGAGCTCAAATATTTTGCTATTATGtacctgtttctttttaagatacattaatattttactctttttacTATTTTTGAAAAAGGAATCTGGTTTTATCTTTCTAACACAAGCATTAAAGAAATTCAGTAATCTTAGCTGTAAGACTGagttttttaaactgaaaacccCTGACCTACCAGttcaataaaaatgtaaatatttcctCTGAGAGAAGGTGAATGGGGTGAATTGATTTCTGCTGCATCTCCCACAGAAGTCGTGGTAACACCAAAAACTTTCCTCCAGTGACAGCGGGACCTATAGAGTACTATCAGCCTTTTGTCCCCTTTCATATACTCAGAGCCATGTAATAATACTTTGGCTGTTAAAGAAAATTGACTTCAGAGGAAGGTGTGAAGACATGAGGAATAAATTCCTGCCTCCCCAGTCAtaaaattctggttttcacaACTTGAGCTTGCTGATTATAATTAGACAACTGTGTCATACCTGAAACAAAAGAGAACCTGAATTAGCACCTcttttggggtgtgtgtgtggggggggggggggtttaatTGTGAGGCGAACTCAGACAGACTAGCTGTCCACATTGCAACTATAGAGGCCAGGTTTTCTAGTGGTACAATGTGAGTTCAGTGGAGCTCAGCCAATCCTGACTAGTTCAGTCAACACCAGGTTTTGTGTCATCTCTTGCCTAAAACCTGAACTGAATGAAACTACTGGTCTTTGACTATATCCCTTCTTAATAGCTTAATTAAATCTctttatcccattttccctATTTATCTAGGCTGACAAACAGTCCAAGCATATAGCAACAGTTTCCGTATTGGTAATGAGCCACTTTGAATGTTTGCAGGGCAGTGACTCTGGCAAGAGCTATAGTTTCAATTagattttggttgtttttccttttctagtgTCCTTTTGAGTTCCAGGGGTTTGAATATGTACAAATAACTCAAGAACACTGAACAGAGAGAAGAGATGGTGTGTGgagattttctgtttatttggggtttgttttcaggacaaattttgttttgtaatagAGAAAGCTCATGACATCTGATGACTGGCAAACTCTAATGGCCTCATCCTGCTATATTTTACTCATACAGTAAATCTACTGTATTGAGTCATTCAATTTTAATTGTAAAAAGAGTGAAGTACAAACTTCCCGTAACTTTCAGGACTAATCCTTCTGAAGCAACACGCTGTGCTAAAACAAACATTATGTACAATGCCGAGACATCTCAGTTGGCAGCCATAACTTTTCATCACTGATGATTAAATAAGTTTTACAATTTACTTCCTGAATAAGAGAATTAAAGAAACAGTTtgtttccccccaccccatactTATATCCAAGGTCCCTCCACTGCAATGGCCTGTTGGCTTGCCACTTGCTGGTGCTCCATTTCCTCAACTGTGACTGCCATTTTTGCTTGCAGTTCCCCAGGCTCCCATCTGGATCCCTATTGCCTTCACTATGGCAAAGGATTGGCGTATTTATCTATATATTTTTATCAATAAAGTTACTCTGTTGCCATTTGTAATTTGGAAGTcaatttcttctaatttttgGGGCATACCTGCACAGTCCTCCTCTGCACAAAAATTAATGCTTGATAGTCTCAGTCCCTGTAGCAGCATTACTGTTCAGCAGAGTAATTCTGCCCAAAAGCAGTCAGTCCCAAATGTGTATCTGGCCACACATTGCTGGATCTggtacacatttttttctggtgcttGGCCTCTATCATTCCAGGTTTTCCTGAGGTCCAATATGCCATTTCACATTAATTTAATCCTAAGGAGGATTTATTCATCTACTAGTCAAGGTaactatatatattttattttctgttttacaacAGCAAGACCAAATTGCTTTGAGGGACTATTAAAAATAGTACCATAAGATCCCTTGGAACATGAACAtagatttttctctgaaataaaatttaggAATCACTGGAGGAATACCAGGACAGGAAAATATAAAGGATTCTTCATTTTCAGCAAGGAAACTAGATAAGGTGCTGAAACATTTATAGTTGCAGGATAAGTAGGATAGCACCACTAGCTACAGCCTGCAAGGATTCCTCACAGAATACAGGAAACACTAAGACAAGATTTAAATCAGTAAATAGATAGAGATACAGACTAGGAGAAGGTAATTAGAAGCCTGAAACTGAAAGCAGTTTTTTATCAAACAAAATAGATATTGCTGTTTGGAGAAATCAAAGCATATTTGCTGAAGGtaactgctgaaaacaaatttcTTTGAATTATATGAGGTGTTTTAATTCCTTGTGTGTGCAAGCCCAATCAAAAAATTCTGGTAAATACAGACCAGAAGAATACCCATGATAAACGTATTAAGAGCTGTTTATTGCATTTTCTAAAATCCCTCTGGTTTTCACACACAAAAGCTTTGTATGtttagaaaatgcaaaagcttCACAGTGGCAGttaatataaaacagaaaactaaggAGCCCTTGAGCAAGCAATAAACACACATCTGATGTCTGGAAAGTCAGGTAGTTAAAAATGGAAGCTAATGATATATAAGAAAAGCATATATGGTGAGTAAATATTCCCACCATcttatgaagaaattaaatgtttgtagTAGTAGAGATCCTCTCTAGTTCAAGATAGTAATCTTGTCAGTGACTGGAAATAAGGAATCCTTATTCTACACAATTGTTCCTTGTGTGGTTGGGATTAAATTGATTCAGCGGGACAAGAATTCTACTGACTATATATATCCTTCCTGAAAAAAATTGTATTCCCACCCATGTCAGAAAGAAGCGCACTATATTAATAAAGTAGAAATTTTTATAAGTGCTGAGTCTTCAGCATAACCTCTTACTTTATCaccatttttctgttgtttcaaaTTTATGTATGATAGAAAGTATCTGATATGTTGTATTAAAGTCTACTTGAATTGCAGCATTGCTAtgacaaaaaacagaaaatacagaatgttCAAAGCTTACGGCTGATTGTATGTTAAAACTGACTATAATGTTTGTATTTACCAAAGCTATTAATATACTGATGGTGTAAATCTACTATATTTTGAGTTGGAAAAAAgctaaaatatgaagaaaaaagccCACTTTATAATTAAAGTTGTCATTTTCAGCATTTAGAAGCCTGGTCTcatatttttgttctcttttaaaatacCATGAACTTTCAGAATTGCCAGTTATGTTGTTTTCATAAGAATATAGATCAAAAAGGAATAGTCAGCTAGAATTTTTCTTAATAGAGCATGCAAACCCTAAAAGAtatactgctgcttttttaattaaaaaaagccagAGAAGCTTTTGATAGATCGAAGGAGTCATGCTTCAAATAAGAAATCAAACAATAATTCTCTCTGAAGGAACATCACTCTGTGGATGCCAGTGTGCACCTGTACACAGTTATCACAGGTATTATCTATACACAGTATCTATATACTATCTAATACACAGGTATTTACTGATGGATGGCCTGCCTTCCACCCAACTGCTACCAAACGTGAACACTTTGGCTTTGTTCTTAATGTTCTCCATACAGTTTCTCTTTTAGTTAATATTCAGAAGATATGTCTAGTATAATATGTATtgtaacagaatcatagaatcatttaggttggaaaagacttttaagattgagtccaaccattaacaaCCTTGTCCATTTTTTCAAAATTGTTGCTGTCactgagaaaaaaggaaaacagtaggTCTTTAAGTTATATGCTATTGGGTCAAAAGGATGTCTCAAAATGGTGAAAACCTGGAGGGTACCAGAAGAATAGTGAATAATCCAAGTTTTAATATCCAGTGCAGAAGTTGTTGGTAAGAACAGCTCTTCCAAAGAGGCTTTAATGTGTCATTGAACTGATGCATAGGACTGTTTGCAGGTCAGCAGTAATGGTTCATTAGCAATGTTCTTGTTGGGAAGACAAGCAGAGAGATAAGACAATACAGTGGATCCTCCATTATTAGCCAGCACATTCAGAAATTTGACCTTGACTTCATACAACATCTGACAATGTGATTCATTGTTATTGGAGGTGATTCAGCAGGTGAAATCTGTGATGACTTTTACTGTTACCAGTGCAACTGCATGACACGTAATTCCACCTTTGCTGTGAGATAATGAAACATGTTGAGACCAAATTAATCCTTTACTGATGACCAGTAACTGAATGGCTTATAGCAGGAACAAAGAGCTgagtaaatgaaaaaataccagATAAAAGAAAGTATGTGAAAATAAGAGTTTTCAGCAAAAGCACCATCACATAGAAACACTTTACACATACATATGATTTGCTCCACACCTCTTCTATCATCAGTGTTGAACCTGAAGCCTCAATACTGCCTCAATATCTAAAGCCTTTTGACtgcactgagaaagaaaagagtcCAGACTTTGCAGTAATGAACCTGCTCCTCAGCAAAGATtttgattaatatttttatttcagctttaaaaaaaaagaaaaaaaaagaaagctataaAACCTAAACCTTTTGCCAGTCTTGCTAGGGCAACATGTAGAGAGGTTTCCATATTTCTGATGTTTGGTTAATGACCAGGAAGACCTGAGTGGACACTCATTTTCCAGTACcttggaaagaaattatttaatctcCCTGAAGGATTGCTAGCAGATTCACTTGGAAGCCCTTCTCAGTGTGACATATGGGTATGCTAATAAAATGCAACTCAACACCACATTCTTGATTGCTGGGAACAATCATCTCTATTCATTCCAGCACCTAATGGATTGATCAATAGTATTTTAATAAAGCCTGCTGTAAGTAATATTTAATTCAAATAAGATTTTGTATTGTATTTCGATTAAATTACACTTTCTGATGTTCTTTACTGtctatttctgctttgctcttcattcatacatttttgtttcacaaaTGCATGTGTGACCCTCAGGGCTCTCCATACCTTTTCTAATATTCCCATAATGTTACTCAGAAATACAGTCTCATGCTCAGAAATTCTACAGAGCTGAAATATTTCCATTCCTttctgttcagcagcagcacaacttACCTACCAGAACAGATGTTGAAGAATCAGAGAGATTATTACATCTCCCAGTTTTCTGGTAAAGGATAAAGGCTGTTGTTCCATGAAGGGAGCTCAGGACTCTCTCAGTCTTTCTTCTTGCATGACATGAATGATGCTTCTGACACCAGGAgtagaatgaaaaatgaaaagcacagcGCAGAATCAAGAACAAGATGATTCCTCTGAACAGCAAAGTGCTGAATACTTGCCAAAAGTTAAGCCACAGGAATTAGTTATGTGCCCAGCCCccaaagaattcttttttttactcATCATATTCAAtacttctctccctttcttcccccccacGAAAAATACCTAGCAGCTGTGTTTAAGTTTAACCAGAACTCTCACCTCTGCAGCTTTACTAActgcaatgaaaaatgaattaCTGGCCAAAGGAGAAGAGCAAATAGTTCAGGATCAGATTACTTTAAACCTTACCTGACCTTCCAAGTCAGCTTACTCACTGTCCCACACGGAGGTATACGTTACATTTGAAACCTGTCCcagttttttctgttttgcctcAGACCTTCAGTCCAGTTTTTGTCCTTTCTTGCTGTAGAATCATGAAGTTTCTTATTTTATTCTGGCTGAGTTTTTCGAAGATCCAGGTCTTCACAAGAGACAGAGGATTGTTGTTGGTTTAGTactgttgggctttttttctcacaaaaatCCTTAGAACTTGATAAAAGGTTTTTGTCGAGCACCATTCAGTAAGGAATTTTAATAAGGAAGTTAATGAAGGTCATGTTCCCAAAGAATGTCAGCCTTCCTATGCAAAGCAGGGGGACACTGgagatttaaaagaaagcacTACTTGAATGTTGTTCTCATATGGACCAAAAAATACCTTTCCTATAAACCAGTTTCTTGGCCAAAGTTGAATaggttttgaattaaaaaaattcacCTCTTAACTCCTTATAATTGTCTTCTCTCTTCAATAATGAACAAATAACCAGTCTGAGGAAAAATCATCTTTATCAAACAATTGAATAACAGGTCATTATTTGCTAAAACTATTTTTCCCAGCAGTTCTGCTCTGTACAGTAAAATTTGTTAACATTGCACAAAGACAAAGtaccattttttttcatcttaccTCTGCAGTAACGTTCATGGAATGTGCTTGTATCATTTTATCTAGTAAATGTTTTTCCCTTGTGGGGCCTTCCCAGATCTTGGCCCTCTCTTTATCTACATTGGGTTaaggcagagctgggaaaatATGTATAATTGTTCACTGCTTATTTCTGAGTCCAGGCAGCAGCTCATATCTTCCAAGGGCTCTGGATTTGgtttattagtattattatagACAATTAACCCCCTGAGAAAATGCTGTACAGTTTCTTAAAATTGTATATTTAACACATATCCCTGTAGTCATGATCTAGGCTATCTGCAAGAACATATTCTTGGTTTTTATTTAGTAACAACCTTACAACATTTTCCAACATTGTCTTCTTCGTTCTTGCTGTGAGTGCAAGTTTCAGACTATTTCTTCAGTCTTAACTCTCAGCCAATATTCTTCCAGAAAGCCTGAGAAAATTACAGCATCACCTATCAGTACAAAGTTGCAGAAGGATGCAGCTGGGTCAGGGTAGTAGCAGGCAGTATGTGAGATATCCATTTCATTTTAGTTGGCATAGTCAAAGCTGACTTTGACTTTCCTAACTTAAATTGGTTCTGAACTAAAATAGAAAACTCTGGATTCTgtaagtaaacaaaaaaaatctcctttatCTCAGGCAAAGCTCA of the Melopsittacus undulatus isolate bMelUnd1 chromosome 4, bMelUnd1.mat.Z, whole genome shotgun sequence genome contains:
- the GYPC gene encoding glycophorin-C, encoding MSNQNNTTSQPHGDIESPTAGADVAVIGGVIAAVVFVLICLLVVMVRYMYRHKGTYHTNEAKGTEFAESADAALKNDPTLQEAVDESKKEYFI